One Lysobacter enzymogenes DNA segment encodes these proteins:
- a CDS encoding calcium-binding protein, with protein MPVLSDLPPGTDAARAPVAEVRRGADLAPGVSARAQQARLRRAVPSLFSASPRGSDAPSARILASIVGSSGDDTLYGTAQADTIEGLDGNDALYGLAGDDVLDSGDGDDVLTSGPGDDALYSGQGNPFFVFSAGDGHDRVYHSDPLGQFIAVLQFQADVDPATTTVERSGDDLVVHYGNADSVTVVDYFPGGDDPWPRGVDEFWFAQGAVWDTAEILSRLPPGQGL; from the coding sequence ATGCCTGTGCTTTCCGATCTCCCGCCCGGCACCGATGCCGCCCGCGCGCCGGTCGCCGAGGTGCGCCGCGGCGCCGATCTCGCGCCCGGCGTCTCCGCGCGCGCGCAACAGGCGCGCTTGCGGCGCGCGGTGCCGAGCCTGTTTTCCGCGTCGCCGCGCGGCTCGGACGCGCCCTCGGCCCGCATCCTCGCCAGCATCGTCGGCAGCTCCGGCGACGACACGCTCTACGGCACCGCGCAGGCCGACACCATCGAAGGCCTGGACGGCAACGATGCGCTCTACGGCCTCGCCGGCGACGACGTGCTCGACAGCGGCGACGGCGACGATGTGCTGACCAGCGGCCCCGGCGACGATGCGCTGTACAGCGGCCAGGGCAATCCGTTCTTCGTGTTCTCCGCCGGCGACGGACACGACCGCGTCTATCACAGCGACCCGTTGGGCCAGTTCATCGCGGTCCTGCAGTTCCAGGCCGATGTCGATCCGGCCACGACTACGGTCGAGCGTTCCGGCGACGATCTGGTCGTGCACTACGGCAATGCCGACAGCGTCACCGTGGTCGACTATTTCCCCGGCGGCGACGACCCGTGGCCGCGCGGCGTCGACGAATTCTGGTTCGCCCAGGGCGCGGTCTGGGACACCGCCGAGATCCTGTCGCGGCTGCCGCCGGGCCAGGGACTGTGA
- the recG gene encoding ATP-dependent DNA helicase RecG: MQSRKDGPTVDLHTQPLPRMPGVGPAVAEKLAARGLLTLQDFWLQLPRQYEDRTQLTAIGSLRPGVAAQVEGRVEAVERGFRYRPMLRVAVGDDSRGNVVLRFFHFRAAQVAQFQVGARVRLYGTPKPGQHGLEIVHPSYRILDDAAEVELGQSLDPVYPAIEGIGPATLRKLIGYALDRLPGDDALELLPDELRRRLQLPTLREALLTVHRPPADADVAALIDGRHPAQRRLALEELLAHHLSLRRQRIAQQAHKARPLKQAVLAEKLRKSLPFKLTGAQRRVFDEIRADLAKPSPMLRLVQGDVGSGKTVVAALAAMLAVQHGRQAALMAPTELLAEQHLNNLRRWLEPLDIRVAWLAGKVTGKARKQALEAVADGSARVVVGTHALMQEGVAFHDLALAIVDEQHRFGVHQRLALRDKGAGGAVGADVIVPHQLVMTATPIPRTLAMTAYADLDVSAIDELPPGRTPVQTVALSEERRPELVQRIRTACAEGRQAYWVCTLIDESDEVVAQAAQSTFEDLSKQLAPLRVGLVHGRMKAKEKQETMRAFKDGELDLLVATTVIEVGVDVPNASLMIIENAERLGLAQLHQLRGRVGRGSAASSCVLLYRAPLSGLARQRLETMRQTHDGFVIAQKDLELRGPGELLGTRQTGLAGFRVADLSRDADLLPLVQEVGERLLAQSPQLAERIVARWVGGAVRYASA; encoded by the coding sequence ATGCAGAGCCGTAAGGACGGGCCCACCGTCGATCTCCACACGCAACCGTTGCCGCGCATGCCCGGGGTCGGGCCGGCCGTGGCCGAGAAACTGGCGGCGCGCGGGCTGCTGACCCTGCAGGATTTCTGGCTGCAGTTGCCGCGCCAGTACGAAGACCGCACCCAGCTCACCGCGATCGGCAGCCTGCGGCCCGGCGTGGCGGCGCAGGTGGAAGGGCGGGTCGAGGCGGTCGAGCGCGGATTCCGTTATCGGCCGATGCTGCGGGTCGCGGTCGGCGACGACTCGCGCGGCAACGTGGTGCTGCGTTTCTTCCATTTCCGCGCCGCCCAGGTCGCCCAGTTCCAGGTCGGCGCGCGCGTGCGGCTGTACGGCACGCCCAAGCCTGGCCAGCACGGGCTGGAGATCGTCCATCCCAGCTACCGCATTCTCGACGATGCGGCCGAAGTCGAACTCGGGCAGTCGCTCGATCCGGTCTATCCGGCCATCGAAGGCATCGGCCCGGCGACGCTGCGCAAGCTGATCGGCTACGCGCTCGACCGCCTGCCGGGCGACGACGCGCTGGAACTGCTGCCCGACGAACTGCGCCGTCGCCTGCAACTGCCGACCCTGCGCGAAGCGCTGCTGACCGTGCACCGCCCGCCGGCCGACGCCGACGTCGCCGCGCTGATCGACGGCCGCCATCCGGCGCAACGGCGGCTGGCGCTGGAAGAACTGCTCGCCCACCACCTCAGCCTGCGCCGCCAGCGCATCGCCCAGCAGGCGCACAAGGCGCGGCCGCTGAAGCAGGCGGTACTGGCCGAGAAACTGCGCAAGTCGCTGCCGTTCAAGCTCACCGGCGCGCAGCGGCGGGTGTTCGACGAGATCCGCGCCGACCTCGCCAAGCCCTCGCCGATGCTGCGGCTGGTGCAGGGCGACGTCGGCAGCGGCAAGACCGTGGTCGCCGCATTGGCGGCGATGCTGGCGGTGCAGCATGGCCGCCAGGCCGCGCTGATGGCGCCGACCGAATTGCTGGCCGAGCAGCACCTCAACAATTTGCGTCGCTGGCTGGAGCCGCTCGACATCCGCGTGGCGTGGCTGGCCGGCAAGGTCACCGGCAAGGCGCGCAAGCAGGCGCTGGAAGCGGTCGCCGACGGCAGCGCCCGGGTCGTGGTCGGCACCCATGCGCTGATGCAGGAGGGCGTGGCCTTCCACGACCTCGCCCTGGCCATCGTCGACGAACAGCACCGCTTCGGCGTCCACCAGCGTTTGGCGCTGCGCGACAAGGGCGCCGGCGGCGCGGTCGGCGCCGACGTGATCGTGCCGCACCAGCTGGTGATGACCGCCACGCCGATCCCGCGCACGTTGGCGATGACCGCCTACGCCGACCTCGACGTTTCCGCCATCGACGAACTGCCGCCCGGGCGCACGCCGGTGCAGACCGTCGCGCTCAGCGAAGAGCGCCGGCCGGAACTGGTCCAGCGCATCCGCACCGCCTGCGCCGAGGGCCGCCAGGCCTATTGGGTGTGCACGCTGATCGACGAGTCCGACGAAGTCGTCGCGCAGGCCGCGCAGAGCACGTTCGAGGACCTGTCGAAACAGCTCGCGCCGTTGCGCGTGGGGCTGGTGCACGGGCGGATGAAGGCGAAGGAAAAGCAGGAGACGATGCGCGCGTTCAAGGACGGCGAACTCGACCTGCTGGTCGCCACCACGGTGATCGAAGTCGGCGTCGACGTGCCCAACGCCTCGCTGATGATCATCGAGAACGCCGAGCGGTTGGGCCTGGCGCAGTTGCACCAGCTGCGCGGGCGGGTCGGCCGCGGCAGCGCCGCGTCGAGCTGCGTGCTGCTGTACCGCGCGCCGCTGTCGGGACTGGCGCGGCAGCGCCTGGAAACGATGCGCCAGACCCACGACGGTTTCGTCATCGCGCAGAAGGACCTGGAATTGCGCGGCCCCGGCGAACTGCTCGGCACCCGCCAGACCGGCCTGGCCGGCTTCCGCGTCGCCGACCTGAGCCGCGACGCCGACCTGCTGCCGCTGGTGCAGGAGGTCGGCGAGCGCCTGCTGGCGCAATCGCCGCAACTGGCCGAACGCATCGTCGCGCGCTGGGTCGGCGGCGCGGTGCGCTACGCGTCGGCGTGA
- a CDS encoding TonB-dependent receptor encodes MSLRKHRLVIATNTVLSALCGGVLAVAAPAAFAQEPAAAPKELDKITVTAQSREQELQDVPIALQVVTNQLIDEVAAQDLGDLDSFVPGLVVDSLQPTQPGFELRGISTDDFGIGTDPAVGVYVDGVYAGRGGGVLLPFTDVERIEVLKGPQGTLFGRNTAAGAISIITRKPDTRATEVKAKLRVGNYGKQYVDGMLNLPVSEDSAFRFNALVNHADGWIQDAETGRDLNPENNWATRAAFKTRFGERTSALISWDHESLDQLGQATTGIVALPPAPGLAPLPVDERAYLDPRKIGTVSDAEGNEESRRFDGVTLIVDHGTDWGGFTSTTSWRDYDSVNRVEEDGTNRRYLYVDSTNTESNRSFYQEFKFNGSTDKLDWVAGASYFDESARQTSEVNATTDSVDTIVHNLGMAPTQSGYLFGEVDAGLAQLGIPIRLLGHNWNETFRNTLDTRAYAVFGDVIWHVSDKLNLTVGLRYTRDEKKFSWLNSPRSSPGLDAALDQLDALGAFQVIGIPRDFFVFDVAFIDPPAMLNKGVLRRTSNSWSDLSPRFVVDYHISDETMVFASLAKGYKAGGFNSLQIGSSFENEDVWNFETGIKTAFPQQRMQLNASLFYYVYDNRQAVRLDSSTDIPRFVVDTSDLEAYGLDFDMRWQATDNFGLDFNASFIDSTYKNYVTSDGIDASGDPTGLPYWSAAGGLHYRIPMEANGDINIALRHSYRGKVRCSEESRAQNRCGVSPALDLGEAQNRTDLRIAWTSPQDRWGLAIYGNNLFDNQYVNSLGTYGKNVLGTVGARLTEPRTYGMEFSARY; translated from the coding sequence ATGTCGTTGCGCAAACACCGCCTGGTCATCGCGACCAATACCGTGCTGTCCGCCCTGTGCGGCGGCGTCCTCGCCGTGGCCGCGCCGGCCGCCTTCGCCCAGGAGCCGGCCGCCGCGCCCAAGGAACTGGACAAGATCACCGTCACCGCGCAGAGCCGCGAGCAGGAGCTGCAGGACGTGCCGATCGCCCTGCAGGTGGTCACCAACCAATTGATCGACGAGGTCGCCGCGCAGGACCTGGGCGACCTCGACAGCTTCGTGCCCGGGCTGGTGGTCGACAGCCTGCAGCCGACCCAGCCGGGGTTCGAACTGCGCGGCATCAGCACCGACGACTTCGGCATCGGCACCGACCCGGCCGTGGGCGTGTACGTGGACGGCGTCTACGCCGGCCGCGGCGGCGGCGTGCTGCTGCCGTTCACCGACGTCGAACGCATCGAGGTGCTCAAGGGCCCGCAGGGCACGCTGTTCGGCCGCAACACCGCCGCCGGCGCGATCTCGATCATCACCCGCAAGCCCGACACCCGCGCCACCGAGGTCAAGGCCAAGCTGCGCGTCGGCAACTACGGCAAGCAGTACGTCGACGGCATGCTCAACCTGCCGGTCAGCGAGGACTCGGCGTTCCGCTTCAACGCGCTGGTCAACCACGCCGACGGCTGGATCCAGGACGCCGAAACCGGCCGCGACCTCAACCCGGAGAACAACTGGGCCACCCGCGCCGCGTTCAAGACCCGCTTCGGCGAGCGCACCAGCGCGCTGATCAGCTGGGACCACGAAAGCCTGGACCAGCTCGGCCAGGCCACCACCGGCATCGTCGCGCTGCCGCCGGCGCCGGGCCTGGCGCCGCTGCCGGTGGACGAACGCGCCTACCTCGACCCGCGCAAGATCGGCACCGTCAGCGACGCCGAAGGCAACGAGGAATCGCGCCGCTTCGACGGCGTGACCCTGATCGTCGACCACGGCACCGACTGGGGCGGCTTCACCTCGACCACCTCGTGGCGCGACTACGACTCGGTCAACCGGGTCGAGGAAGACGGCACCAACCGCCGCTACCTCTACGTCGACTCGACCAACACCGAGAGCAACCGCAGCTTCTACCAGGAGTTCAAGTTCAACGGCAGCACCGACAAGCTCGACTGGGTCGCCGGCGCCAGCTATTTCGACGAAAGCGCGCGCCAGACCAGCGAGGTCAACGCGACCACCGACTCGGTCGACACCATCGTCCACAACCTGGGCATGGCGCCGACCCAGTCGGGTTATCTGTTCGGCGAAGTCGATGCCGGCCTGGCCCAGCTCGGCATCCCGATCCGCCTGCTCGGCCACAACTGGAACGAGACCTTCCGCAACACCCTGGACACCCGTGCCTACGCGGTGTTCGGCGACGTGATCTGGCACGTCAGCGACAAGCTCAACCTCACCGTCGGCCTGCGCTACACCCGCGACGAGAAGAAATTCAGCTGGCTCAACAGCCCGCGTTCCTCGCCCGGGCTCGACGCCGCGCTCGACCAGCTCGACGCGCTCGGCGCGTTCCAGGTGATCGGCATCCCGCGCGACTTCTTCGTCTTCGACGTCGCCTTCATCGACCCGCCGGCGATGCTCAACAAGGGCGTCCTGCGCCGCACCTCCAACAGCTGGAGCGACCTGAGCCCGCGCTTCGTCGTCGATTACCACATCAGCGACGAGACCATGGTGTTCGCCTCGCTGGCCAAGGGCTACAAGGCCGGCGGCTTCAACTCCCTGCAAATCGGCAGCAGCTTCGAGAACGAGGACGTCTGGAACTTCGAGACCGGCATCAAGACCGCGTTCCCGCAGCAGCGCATGCAGCTCAACGCCTCGCTGTTCTACTACGTCTACGACAACCGCCAGGCGGTGCGGCTGGACAGCAGCACCGACATTCCGCGCTTCGTCGTCGACACCTCGGATCTGGAAGCCTACGGCCTGGACTTCGACATGCGCTGGCAGGCCACCGACAACTTCGGCCTGGACTTCAACGCCAGCTTCATCGACTCGACCTACAAGAACTACGTCACCTCCGACGGCATCGACGCCAGCGGCGATCCCACCGGCCTGCCGTACTGGTCGGCGGCCGGCGGCCTGCACTACCGCATCCCGATGGAGGCCAACGGCGACATCAACATCGCCTTGCGCCATTCCTATCGCGGCAAGGTGCGTTGCAGCGAGGAGTCGCGCGCGCAGAACCGCTGCGGGGTGAGCCCGGCGCTGGACCTGGGCGAGGCGCAGAACCGCACCGACCTGCGCATCGCCTGGACCTCGCCGCAGGACCGCTGGGGCCTGGCGATCTACGGCAACAACCTGTTCGACAACCAGTACGTCAACTCGCTGGGCACCTACGGCAAGAACGTGCTCGGCACGGTCGGCGCGCGCCTGACCGAGCCGCGCACGTACGGGATGGAGTTCAGCGCGCGCTATTGA
- a CDS encoding SO2930 family diheme c-type cytochrome: MRCVVAVLLSLLVAGCSKPQEPAPAAQGAVPAAPAALAADAPWAPVRFFADGQPENLADWNLLRVAGGRLQLNREVLPYDLNTALFSDYAHKLRTVWMPKGQAANYAADEEFDFPVGTVFSKTFYYPRGEGEAVLRSYDEGPDLRGGGLEMSKVRLIETRLLLRRQDGWVALPYVWNREQTGAKLMRGGELVSLELVAADGGRESADYAVPDQNQCAGCHGTDMKSKALHPIGPKARHLNRDFAYPDDGLQNQIARWTRAGYLQGAPAPQQAPRDANWRDPAAPLDARARAYLDINCGHCHSPKGPGNTSGLWLNAATQEPLRLGRCKLPIAAGHGTGDHRYGVVPGKPDESILVYRMRSDDPSVMMPELGRSVVHEEGVQLIRDWIAAQQGQCG; this comes from the coding sequence ATGCGTTGCGTCGTTGCCGTGCTGTTGTCGTTGCTGGTCGCAGGGTGCAGCAAACCGCAGGAGCCGGCGCCGGCCGCCCAAGGCGCAGTGCCCGCCGCGCCCGCGGCGCTCGCCGCCGACGCGCCGTGGGCGCCGGTGCGGTTCTTCGCCGACGGCCAGCCCGAGAACCTGGCCGACTGGAACCTGCTGCGCGTGGCCGGCGGCCGCCTGCAGCTCAACCGCGAGGTGTTGCCCTACGACCTCAACACCGCGCTGTTCTCCGACTACGCGCACAAGCTGCGCACGGTGTGGATGCCGAAGGGGCAAGCCGCGAACTACGCTGCGGACGAAGAGTTCGATTTCCCGGTCGGCACCGTCTTCAGCAAGACCTTCTACTACCCGCGCGGCGAAGGCGAGGCGGTGCTGCGCAGCTACGACGAAGGCCCCGACCTGCGCGGCGGCGGCCTGGAGATGAGCAAGGTGCGGCTGATCGAAACCCGCCTGCTGCTGCGTCGCCAGGACGGCTGGGTGGCGCTGCCGTACGTGTGGAACCGCGAGCAGACCGGCGCGAAGCTGATGCGCGGCGGCGAACTGGTGTCGCTGGAATTGGTCGCCGCCGACGGCGGCCGCGAGAGCGCCGATTACGCCGTGCCCGACCAGAACCAGTGCGCCGGCTGCCACGGCACCGACATGAAGTCCAAGGCGCTGCATCCGATCGGCCCGAAGGCGCGGCATCTCAACCGCGACTTCGCCTACCCCGACGACGGCCTGCAGAACCAGATCGCGCGCTGGACCCGGGCCGGCTACCTGCAAGGCGCGCCCGCGCCGCAACAGGCGCCGCGCGACGCGAACTGGCGCGACCCGGCCGCGCCGCTGGACGCGCGCGCCCGCGCCTATCTCGACATCAACTGCGGCCACTGCCACAGCCCCAAGGGCCCGGGCAACACCTCGGGACTGTGGTTGAACGCGGCGACGCAGGAGCCGCTGCGACTGGGCCGGTGCAAGCTGCCGATCGCGGCCGGCCACGGCACCGGCGACCATCGCTACGGCGTGGTGCCGGGCAAGCCGGACGAATCGATCCTGGTCTACCGCATGCGCAGCGACGATCCCTCTGTGATGATGCCCGAGCTCGGCCGCAGCGTGGTGCACGAAGAGGGAGTGCAGTTGATCCGCGACTGGATCGCCGCGCAACAGGGGCAGTGCGGCTGA
- a CDS encoding parallel beta-helix domain-containing protein — translation MNPPCLPLRACLLAAAVAAVAACGPEQAQHTPTPEVAAGDAAFAETLRTKLIDAKPGDVIEVPPGRYSFDRSLTLRVDGVTLRGAGPDKSVLSFKGQKAGAEGLLVNASNFLIENIAIEDSKGDGLKVNEGEHITIRNVRVEWTGGPSTKNGGYGLYPVKTRNVLIENSVAIGASDAGIYVGQSRDVIVRNSRAEFNVAGIEIENTVNADVYDNTATNNTGGILVFNMPALSQQGGAIRVYKNKVFKNNTANFGAKGTPVASVPAGSGVVVNSNDDVEIFDNDISDNATTNIIVSSVYSTGYKDDKASSEFDPYPERINIYGNRLKGGGDSPDGFDLKALKTALFGLSGHLPDVLWDGYANTQRKEGPQICIRDVSGVVNADGPGGYKNPSQDTKPYACELPKLPAIDLKRG, via the coding sequence ATGAACCCGCCTTGCCTGCCGCTGCGCGCCTGCCTTCTCGCCGCGGCCGTCGCCGCCGTCGCCGCCTGCGGCCCCGAGCAGGCGCAGCACACGCCGACCCCCGAGGTCGCCGCCGGCGACGCCGCGTTCGCCGAAACCCTGCGCACCAAGCTGATCGACGCCAAGCCCGGCGATGTGATCGAGGTCCCGCCCGGGCGCTACAGCTTCGACCGCAGCCTGACCCTGCGCGTGGACGGGGTGACCCTCCGCGGCGCCGGCCCGGACAAGTCTGTGCTCAGCTTCAAGGGCCAGAAGGCCGGCGCCGAAGGGCTGCTGGTTAACGCCAGCAACTTCTTGATCGAGAACATCGCCATCGAGGACAGCAAGGGCGACGGGCTCAAGGTCAACGAAGGCGAGCACATCACCATCCGCAACGTGCGGGTCGAGTGGACCGGCGGGCCGAGCACCAAGAACGGCGGCTACGGGCTGTACCCGGTCAAGACCCGCAACGTGCTGATCGAGAACTCGGTGGCGATCGGCGCGTCCGACGCCGGCATCTACGTCGGCCAGTCGCGCGACGTGATCGTGCGCAACAGCCGCGCCGAGTTCAACGTCGCCGGCATCGAGATCGAGAACACGGTCAACGCCGACGTCTACGACAACACCGCCACCAACAACACCGGCGGCATCCTGGTGTTCAACATGCCGGCGCTGTCGCAGCAGGGCGGGGCGATCCGGGTCTACAAGAACAAGGTGTTCAAGAACAACACCGCCAACTTCGGTGCCAAGGGCACGCCGGTGGCGAGCGTGCCGGCCGGCAGCGGCGTGGTGGTCAACTCCAACGACGACGTCGAGATCTTCGACAACGACATCAGCGACAACGCCACCACCAACATCATCGTCTCCAGCGTCTATTCCACCGGCTATAAGGACGACAAGGCCTCCAGCGAGTTCGACCCTTATCCCGAGCGCATCAACATCTACGGCAACCGCTTGAAGGGCGGCGGCGATTCGCCCGACGGCTTCGACCTGAAGGCGCTCAAGACCGCGCTGTTCGGCTTGAGCGGCCATCTGCCGGACGTGCTGTGGGACGGCTATGCCAACACTCAGCGCAAGGAAGGGCCGCAGATCTGCATCCGCGACGTGTCCGGCGTGGTCAACGCCGACGGCCCCGGCGGCTACAAGAACCCGAGCCAGGACACCAAACCCTACGCGTGCGAGCTGCCGAAGCTGCCGGCCATCGATCTCAAGCGCGGCTGA
- a CDS encoding AraC family transcriptional regulator gives MRQPSDQDGIDKGDAKGDVALMSPNLLWGLLETADRIGAPSDDWFAGTGLSRAQVSDPGVRLPDRPTAVVIERALKVLPPSIGLDIGRTQHVGNFGLLGLAMTTAATFGEALQIGLRFTPVVGSLMRFVESASESGTLALAGQMTIAFPSIHRFVAEEFFSSCLALARGLVGDKLRPQRLEFSYPEPEYRAKYDDVFGCPLAFDQPQDRLVLDADWLAAPLPTHNPIASKQVLALCEAQMPSGAVPGEATAAVERLLRAQLPQDPKLTDIATQMHVSERTLRRQLTGEGTSFHEIHDRLRIDRAYALLRERGPSIASVGAAIGYKDPRDFRRAFKRLTGETPRALRERLWTEMARERR, from the coding sequence ATGCGCCAGCCATCCGACCAAGACGGCATCGACAAGGGCGATGCCAAGGGCGACGTCGCGCTGATGTCGCCGAACCTGCTGTGGGGTCTGCTGGAAACCGCGGACCGGATCGGCGCGCCCAGCGACGACTGGTTCGCCGGCACCGGGCTGAGCCGGGCCCAGGTCAGCGACCCCGGCGTGCGCCTGCCCGACCGCCCGACCGCGGTGGTGATCGAGCGCGCGCTCAAGGTGCTGCCGCCGAGCATCGGCCTGGACATCGGCCGGACCCAGCACGTCGGCAACTTCGGCCTGCTCGGGCTGGCGATGACCACCGCGGCGACCTTCGGCGAAGCGCTGCAGATCGGCCTGCGCTTCACTCCGGTGGTCGGCAGCCTGATGCGCTTCGTCGAGAGCGCGTCGGAATCCGGCACCCTGGCGCTGGCCGGGCAGATGACCATCGCCTTCCCGTCGATCCACCGCTTCGTCGCCGAGGAATTCTTCAGCAGCTGCCTGGCCCTGGCGCGCGGCCTGGTCGGCGACAAGCTGCGGCCGCAGCGCCTGGAATTCAGCTACCCCGAGCCGGAGTACCGGGCCAAGTACGACGACGTGTTCGGCTGCCCGCTGGCCTTCGACCAGCCGCAGGACCGGCTGGTGCTGGACGCGGACTGGCTGGCCGCGCCGTTGCCGACCCACAACCCGATCGCCTCGAAACAGGTGCTGGCGCTGTGCGAGGCGCAGATGCCGTCCGGCGCGGTGCCCGGCGAAGCCACCGCCGCGGTCGAGCGCCTGCTGCGCGCGCAGTTGCCGCAGGACCCCAAGCTCACCGACATCGCCACGCAGATGCACGTCAGCGAACGCACGCTGCGGCGGCAGTTGACCGGCGAAGGCACCAGCTTCCACGAGATCCACGACCGCCTGCGCATCGACCGCGCCTACGCGCTGCTGCGCGAGCGCGGGCCGAGCATCGCCAGCGTCGGCGCGGCGATCGGCTACAAGGATCCGCGCGATTTCCGGCGCGCGTTCAAGCGGTTGACCGGGGAGACTCCGCGCGCGTTGCGCGAGCGGTTGTGGACGGAGATGGCGCGCGAGCGCAGGTAG
- a CDS encoding IS30 family transposase has product MGQQYSHLSAEERGAIMVLIAQGASGRQIAQTLGRAQSTIARELRRNGFRSHSGPPLRGRPRFDPGYDATRAGRRAQRLRRRARVRRKLRRDTVLWRRVRYWLERCWSPQQIADKLRDLYPDRPWLRVSHETIYTAIYAMPRGELRRQVTRLLRQGRKSGRRTRQGSDARGHLPDLPNIRLRPPAAHERLMPGHWEGDLIVGAHNRSAIGVLVCRRTLYVKLVKLADATAHTVLEAFSSAFEGVPESLKKTLTYDQGKEMASHRQLSERTGLAIYFADPHSPWQRGTCENTNGLLRQYFPKGTDLSVHSAQRLKEVAWEMNNRPRRSLGRRSPVEVLYEELKNPRAQGDALGH; this is encoded by the coding sequence ATGGGTCAGCAGTATTCGCATCTGAGCGCAGAAGAGCGCGGGGCCATCATGGTCTTGATCGCCCAAGGGGCGAGCGGACGGCAAATCGCCCAGACGTTGGGTCGGGCGCAAAGCACAATTGCTCGCGAGTTGCGCCGTAATGGGTTTCGGTCCCATTCGGGGCCGCCGCTGCGCGGACGCCCTCGTTTCGACCCTGGCTACGATGCGACCCGGGCGGGCCGGCGGGCCCAGCGACTGCGGCGACGGGCGCGGGTGCGCCGCAAGCTGCGACGCGACACCGTGCTGTGGCGACGCGTGCGCTATTGGCTGGAACGGTGCTGGTCGCCGCAACAGATTGCCGACAAACTGCGGGATCTGTACCCGGACCGGCCCTGGCTGCGCGTGTCGCACGAAACGATCTATACCGCGATTTATGCGATGCCGCGCGGCGAATTGCGCCGCCAGGTGACCCGTCTGCTGCGGCAGGGGCGCAAGTCCGGCCGCCGCACGCGCCAGGGAAGCGACGCCCGCGGCCATCTGCCGGATCTGCCCAACATCCGCCTGCGGCCGCCGGCCGCGCATGAGCGCCTGATGCCGGGGCATTGGGAGGGCGACCTGATCGTGGGCGCGCACAACCGCTCGGCGATTGGGGTATTGGTCTGCCGCCGCACCTTGTACGTCAAGCTGGTCAAGCTCGCCGACGCGACCGCGCACACGGTGCTGGAGGCCTTCAGCTCGGCGTTCGAAGGCGTGCCGGAAAGTTTGAAGAAGACCTTGACCTACGACCAGGGCAAGGAAATGGCATCGCATCGGCAGTTGAGCGAACGCACCGGTTTAGCGATCTACTTCGCCGACCCCCATAGCCCGTGGCAACGCGGAACCTGCGAAAACACCAACGGCTTGTTGCGGCAATACTTTCCCAAGGGCACCGATCTGTCGGTGCATTCTGCGCAGCGCCTCAAAGAGGTGGCGTGGGAAATGAACAACCGCCCCCGCCGTAGCCTGGGCAGGCGCTCGCCCGTCGAGGTGCTCTATGAGGAACTCAAAAACCCGCGGGCGCAGGGTGATGCACTTGGACATTGA
- a CDS encoding RidA family protein, whose product MSREIIQTDKAPAAIGPYSQAVRVGDTVYLSGQIALDPSSGLVVEGDIEAQAHRAFQNLKAVCEAAGGSLADIARLGLYLTDLGAFGKVNSVMGEYFNPPYPARSTVEVSALPRGVAFEVDAVMVLR is encoded by the coding sequence ATGTCCCGCGAAATCATCCAGACCGACAAAGCCCCTGCCGCCATCGGCCCGTACTCGCAAGCCGTGCGCGTGGGCGACACCGTCTACCTTTCCGGCCAGATCGCGCTCGACCCGTCGAGCGGGCTGGTGGTGGAGGGCGACATCGAAGCGCAGGCGCACCGCGCGTTCCAGAACCTCAAGGCGGTGTGCGAAGCCGCCGGCGGCTCGCTCGCCGACATCGCCCGACTGGGCCTGTACCTGACCGACCTGGGCGCGTTCGGCAAGGTCAACTCGGTGATGGGCGAGTACTTCAACCCGCCGTATCCGGCGCGTTCGACCGTGGAAGTCTCGGCGCTGCCGCGCGGGGTCGCGTTCGAAGTCGATGCGGTGATGGTGTTGCGCTGA